Part of the Deinococcus sp. YIM 134068 genome is shown below.
GGCTCTTCGCATTCAGGGGTGTAGTTGGGGGCGGAAGCCTCCGCTCTCGAGTAGTGCTCGGGCGATGTAGTTGGTGAGGTTGCGGAAGCCCAGGGCGGTGCCGCGGAGGTGTTCGAGGCGGCCGTTGATCGCCTCGGTGGGGCCGTTGGAGGTGCCTGGGCGGTCGAAGTAGGCCAGGATGTCGCCGGCCCGCTTGGCCAGTGTCCGTCCCAGGGTGGCGACCTCGCTCAGGGAGGCGGGGACAGCCTTGGCCAGGGTGTCGATCACGGCCTGCAGCTCGGCTCGACCCGTAGCTCGGTCGGGGTGGCGGTAGGCGCCGACGACGCGCTGGTAGACCGCCCAGGTGGCTTGGACCTCGACGTGGTCGTCGACGGCGAACAGCGCCTCGAGGCGGGCGTGTTGCCGCTCGGTGAGCAGGCTGGTGCCGGTGTGCAGCAGCCGCCGGGCCCGGTAGAGCGGGTCATCCTTGCGGCCGCGGTGGCCGTGCAGCTGCTGCTGGACCCGGCGCCGGCACTGGTCGAGGGCGTCGCCGGCGAGGCGCACGACGTGGAAGGGGTCCATCACCGCGACCGACTCAGGCAGCTCCTCGCTGGTGGCGGTCTTGAAGCCGGTGAACCCGTCCATCGCGACGACCTCGACCTGGTCGCGCCACGCCTGCTCGCGGGCGGCGAGCCAGGCGGCGAAGGCCTGCTTGGAGCGTCCCTCGACCATGTCGAGCAGCCGTGCCGGGCCGGTGCCGGCGCGCACGGCGGTGAGGTCGATGATCACGGTGACGTACTTGTCGCCGCGGCGGGTGTGACGCCACACGTGCTCGTCGACCCCGAGAGCGGTGACGCCGTCGAAGCGGGCGGGGTCGGCGATCAGCACCCGCCGGCCCTCCTCGAGGACGGCCCGGTTGGCGGTGGCCCAGGACACGCCGAGCGCCTGCGCGACGCGGGACATGCTGAGGTGGAAGCACACGATCGCCTCCAATGCCCAGCGCAGCGCCCGGCGCGACAGCTTCGCCTTCGGCTCGGCCGCCGCGGTGGTGTCTTGGCGCCACACGTGCCCGCACCCGGTGCAGGCGTAGCGGCGGATGATGACCAGCAGCGTGGTCGGGCGCCAGCCCAGGGGCTCGTGCGCCAACCGGCGCGGCACCGAGTCGCGCGGCTCGCCCTCGCAGCCGCAGCGGCGACACCACGGGTCCGTCCCGGTTGGACGGCACGCCAGCAC
Proteins encoded:
- a CDS encoding ISL3 family transposase; amino-acid sequence: MLDATFACPDLATFCRLDELGLEVTGQRLTSDRAVLACRPTGTDPWCRRCGCEGEPRDSVPRRLAHEPLGWRPTTLLVIIRRYACTGCGHVWRQDTTAAAEPKAKLSRRALRWALEAIVCFHLSMSRVAQALGVSWATANRAVLEEGRRVLIADPARFDGVTALGVDEHVWRHTRRGDKYVTVIIDLTAVRAGTGPARLLDMVEGRSKQAFAAWLAAREQAWRDQVEVVAMDGFTGFKTATSEELPESVAVMDPFHVVRLAGDALDQCRRRVQQQLHGHRGRKDDPLYRARRLLHTGTSLLTERQHARLEALFAVDDHVEVQATWAVYQRVVGAYRHPDRATGRAELQAVIDTLAKAVPASLSEVATLGRTLAKRAGDILAYFDRPGTSNGPTEAINGRLEHLRGTALGFRNLTNYIARALLESGGFRPQLHP